Genomic window (Bdellovibrionales bacterium):
ACGCCACATTGACCATTACCTCTTTTAAAAGCGTAAGAGCTAACGATTGCTCACTTGTCGACTCTACCGGAACAGCAACAGACTTCGGTAAAGACGCTTTCGACGGGGTCAATTTAAATTCAAGTGAGGGCTACCTCGGAAGTTGGTTCGGTGGACCACTGGAAAAGAATGGATCTAAAGTTCAAGTTCCTTTCGGAGTCTGGGGCGCACCCCTCGAACTCTCAATTATCAACACGAACGTCACTGACGGCGCCCAATTCGACACCCTCACCGGCCGAGAAAAATTCCAAGACACCTTCTACAACCTGATCTGCCAAGCCCGAGTCGTAAAAACCCCCACCCACATCGAAAACAACACCAAAAACTGCAAACCCTAACCCACCAAGCAGCTCTATCGTAAGTTCAGCGAAGACCCACCTCCCGCGAGTCTTCGCTGAACTTTTAGCATCTCACCCACAATTTAACGAAGTTCAGAGTCATCAAAAAATTCAAAGAATTTGACCCTTTTGAAGTTCGGTCTTTTTCCTTTGAAAGTCCTTCAAGCGACCTCCCGTTAGCGTGAAGCGATTTTCGGGACTCCTGCCCGAAAAAACGGGCGAGGGCAGGAGCCCGCGTCGCTGGAAGGACTTTCAAAGGAAAAAGACCGAACTTCAAAACGCGTCTCATTCTGAGACGTCAAAACTTTATCCATTCCCCTAACAAACCGACGACACTCCCCGATCAAATCCACTGAGAGCCCTCATTACGTCGGCACAATTATTGGATATCATTGCCTATAAGAAGGTAGGGGGAATTATGAAGGCTCTAGGTTATCTAGCCTTATTGACATTAACGGCGTCCATCGCATCGGCCGAGGTCACCCAAGGTGGTCTTTGGAATGAGGTTTTCGGCGGAAGCCCATCAACTCTAAGAGTTGTTGTGGATCGCACCCCTAATCGCCAAACATTATCTGTTTATCGAGGCGAGAACAGTGAACCTTTGCGTTTTAAAATCTCCACTGGTCGCGAAGAGTTCGAACTCCCCACAAGTCCACTCGTAAATCCTTACTGCTCCTTTACACCCACAGGAAATGTGTTTACTCCGCAACGCCTTGTTCCTAACCATATCTCAAACACTTGGGAAGATGCGGAAATGCCGAACTCGGTATTTTTTAGAGGAGGCGTTGCTCTCCACGGAACAACCACTCCCGAGGGGAATAGAGCTTTAGGAACACAAGCCTCTGGGGGTTGCGTTCGCTTGAGCGTGGCCGACTCAAAGACTGTTTTTGATTTGATTCAATCTCATGGCGTGACGGATGCTCGCCGCCGCACCACTTACAATAACGTGAGCATCGAGGTGATTGACCAGCGTCCTCCGGAAGAGATTCAAAAACTCGAAAAACAATGTAACGACACTCGTCGCTTTTGGGATGAAAACTGCAAACAAGAACTCACAGAATGGAGAGGTCGTTGCAAGTCGACTTACGAGGCGGAGATGCCAGTCCTTCGCACGTGCCTTAAACAACGCCGCGATGATCCTCGCCAGCAAAATCCAGAAACACCCACAGCTTGCGTGAAAACACCTGAATTGGATTCGTGCTTAAAAGAGTTTATTAGCCACCGCAATCGTTGTAAGGCCGCCATCACTCAGTGGCAGCGCGCGAATTCGAATCGAACCGAAATCAATAACACTCCTCCTCCGGCGCAAGAAGTGAGAGCCCCGCTCCCACCGTCACGCCCCGCGGAGTTGTCACAGCAGGCCCCTGCAGCTCGCGCGGCATCTCCCAGCGCAATGCCTTTGCCGGTGTCTCGTCCCCTGAATCTTATTCCTCAGGGAGTTCCATCCTCTACGCCTCGACCCCAAGCTCGACCGGCCGAAGCTCCGCCTCGCCCGCCAGCCGACGTGCCCCACGTGGACGCACGTCGACCTCAGCCGCCGCGTCCTCGCGAGACACGGCCACAAAGTTCTGATTTATGGATGGATACCGTTTCGAATTAAATTAAACGTCGTTCTCTGTGGA
Coding sequences:
- a CDS encoding L,D-transpeptidase: MKALGYLALLTLTASIASAEVTQGGLWNEVFGGSPSTLRVVVDRTPNRQTLSVYRGENSEPLRFKISTGREEFELPTSPLVNPYCSFTPTGNVFTPQRLVPNHISNTWEDAEMPNSVFFRGGVALHGTTTPEGNRALGTQASGGCVRLSVADSKTVFDLIQSHGVTDARRRTTYNNVSIEVIDQRPPEEIQKLEKQCNDTRRFWDENCKQELTEWRGRCKSTYEAEMPVLRTCLKQRRDDPRQQNPETPTACVKTPELDSCLKEFISHRNRCKAAITQWQRANSNRTEINNTPPPAQEVRAPLPPSRPAELSQQAPAARAASPSAMPLPVSRPLNLIPQGVPSSTPRPQARPAEAPPRPPADVPHVDARRPQPPRPRETRPQSSDLWMDTVSN